The following coding sequences are from one Acidobacteriota bacterium window:
- a CDS encoding DUF2088 domain-containing protein, with protein sequence MILASDGSSGRVFSREDLREALFGALDRLGPRRRVLALPPDCTRVHSQAGVLTELLYEYYGPALVDVLPALGTHRPMTPGEISRMFGRTPARLFREHDWRRGVDSLGTVPEDFVAEVSGGRVRYAIPAEVSRLLARGGHDLVLSLGQVVPHEVAGMAGYNKNVFVGAGGAEAIHKTHFLGAVFGMERILGRADTPVRRVFDYQSERFARHLPIVYVLTVVGAGGRGEPVVRGLFIGDEPECHLRASALALEVNVRILDRPLRKAVVYLDPAEFKSTWLGNKAIYRTRMALEDGGELLVIAPGVERFGEDDGMDRLIRRYGYAGTERVLGEVASGGELGRNLAAAAHLIHGSSEGRFSITYCPGGLRREEVEGVHFRYGSLEAALGRYDPGSLAEGYHTMPDGEEVYFVPNPGLGLWASRERFERSGS encoded by the coding sequence ATGATACTTGCGAGCGACGGGTCTTCGGGGCGTGTGTTTTCAAGGGAGGATTTGAGGGAGGCGCTCTTCGGCGCCCTCGACCGGCTGGGCCCCCGCAGGCGGGTGCTGGCCCTCCCCCCCGACTGCACGCGCGTGCATTCCCAGGCCGGGGTCCTGACCGAACTCCTTTACGAATACTACGGCCCGGCGCTCGTGGACGTGCTCCCCGCCCTGGGCACCCACCGGCCGATGACGCCGGGGGAGATCTCCCGCATGTTCGGCCGGACGCCCGCCCGGCTCTTCCGGGAACACGACTGGCGCCGCGGCGTGGACAGCCTCGGGACGGTGCCCGAAGATTTTGTCGCGGAGGTATCGGGGGGGCGGGTGCGCTACGCCATCCCGGCCGAGGTCAGCCGGCTCCTGGCCCGAGGGGGGCACGACCTCGTCCTCTCGCTCGGCCAGGTGGTCCCCCACGAGGTGGCGGGGATGGCGGGGTACAACAAGAACGTGTTCGTGGGCGCCGGGGGGGCCGAGGCGATCCACAAGACCCATTTCCTGGGCGCCGTTTTCGGCATGGAGCGGATCCTGGGCCGGGCCGACACCCCGGTGCGCCGGGTGTTCGATTACCAGTCCGAGCGCTTCGCCCGCCACCTGCCGATCGTGTACGTGCTGACCGTGGTGGGCGCCGGCGGGCGGGGGGAGCCGGTCGTGCGCGGGCTCTTCATCGGCGACGAGCCGGAGTGCCATCTCCGGGCGTCGGCGCTGGCGCTGGAGGTCAACGTCCGGATCCTCGACCGGCCGCTCCGGAAAGCGGTGGTCTATCTCGACCCCGCCGAGTTCAAGAGCACCTGGCTCGGTAACAAGGCCATCTACCGGACCCGCATGGCGCTCGAGGACGGCGGGGAACTGCTCGTCATCGCCCCGGGCGTCGAACGGTTCGGCGAGGACGACGGGATGGACCGTCTGATCCGGCGCTACGGGTACGCGGGGACGGAGCGCGTCCTCGGGGAGGTCGCCTCCGGCGGCGAACTCGGGCGGAATCTCGCGGCCGCCGCCCACCTCATCCATGGTTCCTCGGAAGGGCGGTTTTCGATCACCTACTGCCCCGGGGGGCTCCGGCGGGAGGAGGTCGAGGGGGTGCATTTCCGTTACGGCAGCCTGGAAGCCGCCCTCGGGCGCTACGATCCGGGATCCCTCGCCGAGGGGTACCATACGATGCCGGACGGGGAAGAGGTCTATTTCGTCCCGAACCCCGGCCTCGGGCTGTGGGCGTCGAGGGAGCGCTTCGAACGCTCCGGGTCCTGA
- the gnd gene encoding decarboxylating NADP(+)-dependent phosphogluconate dehydrogenase: protein MKVQADIGIIGLAVMGENLALNLESRGFTVAVHNRTVPGVEEGVVARFLDGRGRGRNFLGAETLEALVRPLESPRRILMMVKAGRPVDELIERLVPLLDRGDILIDGGNSHFADTARRTARLESAGMLYIGTGVSGGEEGALRGPSIMPGGSEAAWPRVRPVLQAIAARVEDGTPCCEWVGQGGAGHFVKMVHNGIEYGDMQLICEAYQLMRHLPGMGAGEMAEVFRAWNRGDLDSYLVGITGDILARKDEDGAPLVDKILDTAGQKGTGKWTGVASLDLGVPLTLITEAVYARCLSAMKELRVEASGLLPAPERTFSGDRGDFLRDLEAALYAAKIVSYAQGFGLMAEAAREYGWKLDYGAIALLWRGGCIIRSAFLGKIRDAYVQNPALANLLLDPFFRERVGRAGEGWRRVVAAAALYGVPAPAMSSALAYYDGLRSARLPANLLQAQRDYFGAHQYERVDRPRGEFHHTNWTGQGGDTASSAYSV from the coding sequence ATGAAAGTGCAGGCGGATATCGGAATCATAGGTCTGGCCGTCATGGGGGAGAACCTCGCCCTGAACCTGGAAAGCAGGGGCTTCACCGTCGCCGTCCACAACCGCACGGTGCCGGGGGTCGAAGAGGGGGTCGTCGCCCGGTTCCTCGACGGGAGGGGGCGGGGCAGGAATTTCCTGGGGGCGGAGACGCTGGAGGCCCTGGTCCGGCCGCTCGAATCCCCGCGCCGGATCCTGATGATGGTGAAGGCGGGCAGGCCGGTGGACGAACTGATCGAGCGGCTCGTCCCCCTGCTCGACCGGGGCGACATCCTGATCGACGGCGGGAATTCCCATTTCGCCGACACCGCCCGGCGCACCGCCCGGCTCGAGTCCGCGGGGATGCTCTATATCGGGACCGGGGTGTCGGGGGGGGAGGAGGGGGCGCTGCGCGGGCCTTCCATCATGCCCGGGGGATCCGAGGCCGCCTGGCCCCGGGTGCGGCCGGTCCTGCAGGCGATCGCGGCCCGGGTGGAGGACGGCACCCCCTGCTGCGAATGGGTGGGGCAGGGGGGCGCCGGTCACTTCGTGAAGATGGTCCACAACGGGATCGAATACGGCGACATGCAGCTCATCTGCGAGGCTTACCAGCTGATGCGCCATCTCCCCGGCATGGGCGCCGGGGAGATGGCGGAAGTGTTCCGCGCCTGGAACCGGGGGGACCTGGACAGTTACCTCGTCGGGATCACGGGCGACATCCTCGCCCGCAAGGACGAGGACGGGGCGCCCCTGGTCGACAAGATCCTCGACACCGCGGGGCAGAAGGGGACGGGGAAGTGGACCGGGGTGGCGTCGCTCGACCTGGGGGTTCCGCTCACGCTGATCACCGAGGCGGTTTACGCCCGGTGCCTTTCGGCCATGAAGGAGCTGCGGGTGGAGGCCTCGGGCCTCCTCCCGGCCCCGGAGCGGACCTTCTCCGGGGACCGGGGGGATTTTCTGCGGGACCTGGAGGCCGCGCTCTACGCCGCCAAGATCGTCTCCTATGCCCAGGGTTTCGGCCTGATGGCCGAGGCGGCGCGGGAGTACGGCTGGAAGCTCGATTACGGCGCCATCGCCCTGCTCTGGCGCGGCGGCTGCATCATTCGTTCGGCCTTCCTGGGGAAGATCCGGGACGCCTACGTGCAGAACCCCGCCCTCGCGAACCTGCTGCTCGACCCTTTCTTCCGCGAGCGGGTCGGCCGGGCCGGGGAGGGGTGGCGCCGCGTGGTCGCGGCCGCGGCCCTCTACGGAGTCCCGGCCCCCGCCATGTCCTCGGCGCTGGCCTACTACGACGGGCTGCGCAGCGCGCGGTTGCCGGCCAACCTGCTGCAGGCCCAGCGGGATTATTTCGGGGCCCACCAGTACGAGCGTGTCGACCGGCCCCGCGGGGAGTTCCACCACACCAACTGGACCGGCCAGGGGGGCGACACCGCATCGTCCGCCTACTCGGTCTGA
- a CDS encoding sugar kinase, with product METTTNDGLDLLPGGAFDLVSLGALVHRLDPGIVPFHKAAECRIHVSGGEYNVAANLSDCFGMKTAVVSAMVEYPIGELIARRVRAMGVRPFYKTFRHDGVNGPNMATVYSDRGYGVRAPVVFYNRSNEAAALLGPGDFDWGEIFAGGVRWFHSGGIFASLSESTGPLIVEGMRAAREAGATTSFDLNFRQKLWGVWGGESRAAEVIARIVEHVDVLIGNEEDLQKGLGIPGPEAAGASKLDPAAFLGMIRNVRRKFPRVRAVATTLREVHSTSRHGWGAVAWVDGKECVAPTCELDVYDRVGGGDGFASGFIYGLLAGEPAEDAVRLGWAHGALLTTFPGDTTMATLDSVRAFARGGSARIQR from the coding sequence ATGGAGACGACCACAAACGACGGACTCGACCTTCTTCCGGGCGGCGCCTTCGACCTGGTTTCGCTGGGGGCGCTGGTGCACCGCCTCGACCCGGGCATCGTCCCCTTCCACAAGGCCGCCGAGTGCCGCATCCACGTGAGCGGCGGGGAATACAACGTCGCGGCCAACCTCTCCGACTGCTTCGGGATGAAGACGGCCGTCGTCTCCGCCATGGTCGAGTACCCGATCGGGGAGCTGATCGCGCGACGCGTGCGGGCCATGGGCGTCCGGCCGTTCTACAAGACCTTCCGGCACGACGGGGTCAACGGCCCCAACATGGCCACGGTCTACAGCGACCGGGGATACGGGGTGCGGGCGCCGGTGGTGTTCTATAACCGCTCCAACGAGGCGGCGGCCCTGCTCGGGCCGGGCGATTTCGACTGGGGGGAGATCTTCGCCGGCGGCGTCCGCTGGTTCCACAGCGGGGGCATCTTCGCGTCCCTCTCCGAGTCCACCGGCCCCCTCATCGTCGAGGGAATGCGGGCGGCCAGGGAAGCGGGGGCGACCACCAGTTTCGACCTGAATTTCCGCCAGAAGCTCTGGGGCGTCTGGGGGGGGGAGAGCCGGGCGGCCGAGGTGATCGCCCGCATCGTGGAGCACGTGGACGTGCTGATCGGCAACGAGGAGGACCTGCAGAAGGGGCTGGGCATCCCCGGGCCGGAGGCTGCGGGGGCGTCCAAACTCGACCCGGCGGCGTTCCTCGGCATGATCAGGAACGTCCGGAGGAAGTTCCCCCGGGTCCGGGCGGTGGCGACCACCCTCCGCGAGGTCCATTCGACCAGCCGTCACGGCTGGGGGGCCGTCGCCTGGGTAGATGGGAAGGAGTGCGTCGCGCCGACGTGCGAGCTGGATGTCTATGACCGGGTGGGAGGGGGGGACGGCTTCGCCAGCGGTTTCATCTACGGGCTGCTCGCGGGGGAGCCGGCCGAGGACGCCGTGCGCCTCGGCTGGGCGCACGGGGCGCTGCTGACGACCTTTCCGGGCGACACCACCATGGCGACGCTCGATTCCGTGCGGGCGTTCGCCCGCGGGGGGTCCGCCCGTATCCAGCGGTAG